A section of the Acidobacterium capsulatum ATCC 51196 genome encodes:
- a CDS encoding polysaccharide biosynthesis/export family protein translates to MSRLMEPDTESRIPMTKASYLLILLVCFSSCCMAQTQKASTGTAPVALTVQAPPAIQISPGDQISVNVFDIPDLSVDNARVSQGGTVSLPVAGPIHVAGMTADEAAHYIEHELVVLGLVLHPTVTVSLGQSVGQGATIMGQVASPGIYPTFGSRRLLDMLTLAGGVTPSAGKLVTIIHRGDPQHPVHVGLAESSAGLRSQANPIILPGDTVVVAKAGIIYMVGAVGHPGGYLINNNEHLTLLQALALAGGNAPAAKLNSAILIRKLPTGTEAIHLNLKKLYEDKQADFLVADGDILYMPSSFVKSALFFQAAEVGAQLANTAVITSTVF, encoded by the coding sequence ATGAGTCGGCTTATGGAGCCGGATACGGAGTCGAGGATACCGATGACAAAGGCTAGTTATCTTCTGATCCTGCTAGTATGCTTTTCATCCTGTTGCATGGCCCAGACGCAAAAGGCTTCAACGGGTACTGCTCCAGTGGCTCTTACCGTGCAAGCCCCACCGGCGATACAGATATCTCCGGGCGACCAAATCTCCGTGAATGTCTTCGATATTCCTGATCTTTCGGTCGACAATGCCCGTGTGTCTCAGGGTGGGACAGTGTCTCTCCCCGTGGCCGGTCCTATTCATGTCGCGGGTATGACGGCGGACGAAGCTGCTCACTACATTGAGCATGAACTCGTGGTGCTGGGGCTTGTACTGCATCCTACGGTGACTGTGTCTCTTGGGCAGAGTGTAGGGCAGGGTGCAACGATCATGGGGCAGGTCGCAAGCCCTGGGATTTATCCCACATTTGGCAGCCGCCGATTGCTCGACATGCTGACGTTGGCGGGGGGAGTTACCCCTTCGGCAGGCAAGCTGGTGACAATTATTCACCGGGGAGATCCTCAGCATCCCGTGCACGTTGGGCTCGCCGAGAGCTCAGCAGGACTGAGGTCTCAGGCCAATCCGATCATCCTTCCCGGCGACACGGTGGTGGTAGCCAAGGCCGGCATTATTTATATGGTCGGTGCTGTCGGACACCCAGGCGGGTATCTGATCAACAATAACGAGCATCTTACACTGCTGCAGGCACTTGCTTTGGCTGGCGGGAATGCCCCGGCTGCAAAGCTCAATTCTGCCATTCTGATTAGAAAGCTGCCTACCGGAACAGAGGCCATTCATCTGAACCTCAAGAAGCTTTATGAGGATAAGCAGGCTGACTTTCTTGTTGCGGATGGAGATATTTTGTATATGCCATCAAGCTTTGTGAAATCAGCGCTCTTCTTCCAGGCTGCGGAAGTGGGAGCTCAACTGGCCAATACCGCTGTGATTACTTCAACGGTATTTTAA
- a CDS encoding GumC family protein produces MDTLDPQRQSGSAIASADEKTVAPQSTINLSDLRKLFLKRKWIILICVLAGIGVALYHVETATPQYEAVSSVSIDMNKSTGVELTSLASSSGGLQSQDRVETQLHIMQSNTIAWNVIKTLKLYNKPPYSGVFKKAGYHGTVTPSQKLALLNTFKGATQVVLVPETDLAEIHFQNQNPKVAQEAANEIVNAYQDWTLRAHFETMTRISDWLSQQIISLRESVNKSQNDLVQYQREHNLLSVGQQGSSLVDANLETINSQLAQAEADRIVKEARYKMALTRNPDLLVSVAPNTVLTSLRSQEANLLVQQADLQSRFGPRYPKLEEVRQQLKQVRSDINKEITNLTQRFKAEYDAAVQTQNLLEARLENTKQQAFKQNESSAQFEILKHKAQTSSELYDALQLRLEEAGITAGLNSNSLEVVDHANLPVIPVTPQKKRTVVFGFLGGLIAGIAISLLLESLDDTLRTSEEVESIGHLPALAIVPRFVSGAKRKTAYGSYGAEKRPKEPVAEKEDQISRDLLTLLEPQSIVAEGFRTLRSSILLSSVDREPKAILLTSGLAAEGKSTCAANLAISFAQRPARVLLVDTDLRKGTQHLKFRVSNRVGLSTYLSRESGEESIVFPLPELPNLGVLPRGPVAPNPGEMLASRMMADTIQKWRSEWDFIIFDTSPVLAVSDTLNLVRHMDGTLVVVRSGITRKKALQRTRELLRRANARILGSVVNGVDMRLENYYTYSRGYSYGYRSGYESAYGAGYGVEDTDDKG; encoded by the coding sequence ATGGACACACTAGACCCACAAAGGCAATCTGGAAGTGCGATTGCATCTGCCGATGAAAAGACGGTCGCCCCTCAATCCACAATTAACCTGAGCGATTTGCGCAAGCTGTTTCTCAAGCGCAAGTGGATCATCCTGATTTGTGTTCTGGCAGGCATCGGTGTAGCTCTCTACCACGTCGAGACCGCCACTCCGCAGTATGAAGCCGTCTCCAGCGTGAGCATCGACATGAACAAGTCGACGGGAGTGGAGCTGACTAGTCTCGCCAGCAGCAGCGGCGGCCTGCAGAGTCAGGATCGTGTGGAGACGCAGCTGCACATCATGCAGAGCAATACGATTGCCTGGAACGTGATCAAGACTCTGAAGCTTTACAACAAGCCGCCCTACTCCGGCGTGTTCAAGAAGGCTGGCTACCACGGTACGGTTACGCCATCGCAGAAGCTGGCGCTTTTAAATACTTTCAAAGGCGCCACTCAGGTCGTGCTGGTTCCGGAGACAGACCTGGCAGAGATTCACTTTCAGAATCAGAATCCCAAGGTCGCTCAGGAAGCAGCCAATGAGATCGTAAATGCCTATCAGGACTGGACGCTGCGGGCCCATTTCGAGACAATGACGCGCATCTCCGACTGGCTCTCGCAGCAGATCATCAGTCTGCGAGAGAGCGTCAACAAGTCGCAGAACGATTTAGTGCAGTACCAGCGGGAGCACAATCTGCTGAGCGTTGGACAGCAGGGCTCCAGCCTGGTGGATGCGAATCTGGAAACGATTAATAGCCAGTTAGCGCAAGCCGAGGCGGACCGGATCGTGAAGGAAGCCCGCTACAAGATGGCGTTAACGCGGAATCCAGACCTTCTGGTTTCCGTGGCGCCCAACACGGTGCTTACATCCTTGCGTTCGCAGGAAGCGAATTTGCTCGTGCAGCAGGCTGACCTGCAGTCAAGATTCGGGCCGCGGTATCCCAAGCTGGAAGAGGTTCGGCAGCAACTCAAGCAGGTTCGCAGCGACATCAACAAAGAAATTACAAACCTGACGCAGCGATTCAAGGCTGAATACGACGCCGCGGTGCAGACGCAGAATCTGCTGGAAGCGCGCCTGGAAAACACCAAACAGCAAGCTTTCAAGCAGAATGAGTCTTCGGCTCAGTTTGAAATTCTCAAGCACAAGGCTCAAACCTCATCTGAGCTATACGATGCGCTCCAACTTCGTCTGGAAGAAGCAGGGATCACGGCCGGCCTGAATTCAAATAGCCTCGAAGTGGTTGATCATGCGAATCTTCCAGTGATTCCGGTAACGCCACAGAAGAAGCGGACAGTCGTTTTTGGATTCCTCGGCGGCTTGATTGCAGGTATCGCAATTTCACTGCTGCTTGAGTCTCTCGACGACACGCTACGTACTTCAGAGGAAGTGGAGTCTATTGGGCATCTGCCAGCTCTGGCTATTGTGCCCCGGTTTGTTTCGGGTGCGAAGCGAAAGACGGCTTATGGCAGCTACGGTGCGGAGAAGCGACCCAAAGAGCCTGTAGCGGAAAAAGAAGATCAGATATCACGCGATCTGCTGACATTGCTGGAACCGCAGTCCATCGTGGCCGAGGGCTTTCGTACTCTTCGCTCCTCGATCTTGCTGTCTTCGGTGGATCGCGAGCCCAAAGCGATTCTGCTCACCAGCGGTCTGGCTGCAGAGGGCAAAAGCACTTGCGCGGCGAACCTCGCCATTTCATTTGCGCAGCGCCCGGCACGCGTGCTGCTGGTGGATACCGATCTCAGAAAGGGAACGCAGCATCTGAAGTTTCGCGTTTCTAATCGGGTGGGACTCTCAACCTATCTGTCGCGAGAGAGTGGAGAAGAATCCATCGTCTTTCCTCTACCGGAATTGCCGAATCTTGGGGTACTGCCCCGCGGGCCGGTAGCTCCAAATCCGGGTGAAATGCTGGCTTCGCGGATGATGGCGGATACGATCCAGAAATGGCGGTCCGAGTGGGACTTCATCATATTTGACACGTCTCCTGTGCTGGCAGTTTCAGACACGCTCAATCTCGTGCGGCACATGGATGGCACGCTAGTGGTGGTCCGCTCCGGGATTACGCGTAAGAAAGCATTGCAGCGCACTCGTGAACTGTTGCGGAGAGCGAACGCACGTATTCTTGGCTCCGTTGTCAATGGAGTGGATATGCGTTTGGAGAACTACTACACCTACTCGCGCGGGTACTCTTACGGATATCGCAGCGGGTATGAGTCGGCTTATGGAGCCGGATACGGAGTCGAGGATACCGATGACAAAGGCTAG
- a CDS encoding putative bifunctional diguanylate cyclase/phosphodiesterase: MQESLLDILIVGLLVLVFAVIQRRRSMPRIRYWTLGWIFVLLHFTAQIAVQDVAWQSVLGVSALLLAGCSFLIASSDAIHDPGEAMIAASLLGVPPIAYLCLTVYGVSTVPVLVAVALVGQLCMIYVSLRYWGADRGIVRGNMVIALLIMLWIVYEIRAGQAILGVYGTLTEIFAINAWFYWRDFRRASAGVLTAVLGLLAWALVFPAALVVAAWWPHLHVSSELWNIPKYFVEFGMILTLLEEEIQAANRTSEDYRVLFENNPSPMWIYDLETLRFLRVNDAAQHVYGYSEEEFRQMTLMDIRPQEEVPRMLEDVGLEREEMVFSGPWTHVYKDGRQSKVEVAAHTIHFNGRMARFCLVVNVTEREELHQQLLYQAHHDLLTGLPNRLLLKDRMQQTLTRASRQDRRVAFVCIDLDRFKQINDNYGHLVGDQCLKLVAERLRRRLRGEDTIARSGGEEFVAVLGELKSRQDAYRVAEDLLYVFHEPFLVEGYRLELPASIGVALYPDDGTDASDLWRNADIAMYRSKKSGGNRFTFVSDEISSAAAEANDLELMMRTALKEGGFEVYYQPQYLEDGTLCGMEALLRLHHPRSGMILPDRFIPVAEDSGLIMPIGNWVLEEVARQFMAWSQAGLPQVRIAVNVSPLQFMHSDFLGHVQRVLARSGMPAELLELEVTETTVMRNIEEIARQMRELAALGVHFSVDDFGTGYSSLRHLHQLPIKTLKVDRSFVERITETNGTYSIVQAILSLAHSLGMQVVAEGVERKDQFEVLKALQCDVFQGYLFSYPLEAGAIPPLLETQTAGIR, translated from the coding sequence ATGCAGGAATCGCTGCTGGACATTCTTATTGTTGGCCTGCTGGTGCTCGTTTTTGCGGTCATTCAGCGCCGCCGTTCCATGCCTCGCATTCGCTACTGGACCCTCGGCTGGATATTTGTTCTGCTGCATTTCACCGCGCAAATCGCGGTTCAGGATGTGGCGTGGCAGAGTGTGCTGGGCGTTTCCGCGCTTCTGCTGGCCGGCTGCAGCTTTCTGATTGCCTCCTCGGATGCGATTCATGACCCCGGCGAGGCGATGATTGCGGCCTCGTTGCTGGGCGTTCCTCCGATCGCTTATCTTTGCCTGACGGTCTACGGAGTCTCGACGGTTCCCGTGCTGGTGGCCGTGGCGCTGGTGGGACAGTTGTGCATGATTTATGTCTCGCTGCGCTATTGGGGCGCGGATCGGGGCATCGTGCGCGGCAATATGGTGATTGCCCTCCTGATCATGCTCTGGATCGTGTACGAGATCCGCGCGGGGCAGGCGATTCTGGGCGTTTATGGCACGCTGACCGAAATTTTCGCGATCAACGCTTGGTTTTATTGGCGGGATTTCCGCCGTGCCTCTGCCGGTGTGCTGACCGCGGTGCTGGGGCTGCTTGCCTGGGCGCTGGTTTTTCCGGCAGCACTGGTGGTGGCCGCATGGTGGCCGCATCTTCACGTTTCAAGCGAGCTTTGGAATATTCCCAAATATTTCGTTGAGTTTGGCATGATTCTGACGCTGCTTGAGGAGGAGATCCAGGCCGCGAACCGCACGAGCGAAGATTATCGCGTGCTATTTGAGAACAATCCTTCGCCGATGTGGATTTACGATCTTGAGACGCTGCGGTTTCTACGGGTCAATGATGCGGCTCAGCATGTTTACGGGTACAGCGAAGAAGAGTTCCGGCAGATGACGCTGATGGATATTCGCCCGCAGGAAGAAGTGCCTCGCATGCTCGAAGACGTGGGGCTGGAACGGGAAGAGATGGTCTTCAGCGGGCCGTGGACCCATGTGTACAAAGATGGCAGGCAGTCCAAAGTGGAGGTGGCCGCGCACACCATTCACTTTAACGGACGCATGGCGAGGTTTTGCCTGGTGGTGAATGTAACCGAGCGCGAGGAGCTGCACCAGCAACTGCTCTACCAGGCGCACCACGATCTGCTGACAGGGTTGCCCAATCGTCTGCTGCTGAAAGATCGCATGCAGCAGACGCTGACGCGTGCCTCCCGCCAGGATCGCCGTGTGGCCTTTGTCTGCATTGATCTGGATCGCTTCAAGCAGATCAATGACAACTATGGGCATCTGGTGGGCGACCAGTGCCTGAAACTGGTGGCTGAGAGGCTGCGCCGGCGGTTGCGCGGCGAGGATACGATTGCGCGCTCAGGCGGCGAGGAGTTTGTGGCCGTTTTGGGCGAGCTGAAAAGCCGGCAGGATGCCTACCGGGTGGCCGAGGATTTGTTGTATGTATTCCACGAGCCGTTTCTGGTGGAAGGTTACCGGCTTGAGCTGCCAGCCAGTATTGGGGTAGCGCTGTATCCCGATGACGGGACCGATGCCAGCGACCTGTGGCGCAACGCCGACATTGCGATGTACCGCTCCAAGAAGTCTGGCGGTAACCGCTTCACCTTTGTGAGCGATGAGATCAGCTCGGCGGCCGCCGAAGCCAATGATCTTGAGCTGATGATGCGCACGGCTCTCAAAGAGGGCGGCTTTGAGGTCTATTACCAGCCGCAATATCTCGAAGACGGTACCCTTTGCGGAATGGAGGCCCTGCTGAGGCTGCACCATCCGCGAAGCGGGATGATTCTGCCGGATCGGTTTATTCCCGTGGCCGAAGACAGCGGCCTGATCATGCCGATTGGCAACTGGGTGCTCGAAGAGGTCGCGCGACAGTTCATGGCCTGGAGCCAGGCAGGTCTGCCGCAAGTGAGAATTGCCGTCAATGTGTCACCCCTGCAGTTCATGCACTCCGATTTTCTGGGGCATGTGCAACGGGTGCTGGCGCGCTCAGGAATGCCGGCGGAGTTGCTGGAACTGGAAGTGACGGAAACGACGGTGATGCGCAACATTGAGGAAATTGCCCGGCAGATGCGTGAACTGGCGGCATTGGGCGTGCATTTTTCGGTGGATGATTTTGGAACCGGCTACTCCTCGTTGCGTCATCTTCACCAGTTGCCGATTAAGACACTCAAGGTGGACCGATCCTTTGTAGAGCGCATCACAGAGACGAACGGCACCTACTCGATCGTGCAGGCCATACTGTCGCTGGCGCACAGCCTTGGCATGCAGGTGGTGGCTGAGGGCGTCGAACGGAAGGATCAGTTTGAGGTGCTCAAGGCGCTGCAATGCGATGTGTTTCAAGGCTATCTGTTCTCCTACCCGCTGGAGGCTGGAGCGATTCCGCCGCTGCTGGAGACGCAAACAGCCGGAATACGTTGA
- a CDS encoding ChbG/HpnK family deacetylase translates to MRRLILNADDFGLTPGVNRSILELAQTGVLTSATLMATGEAFSQAVAESASAAELGVGCHVVLLDGQSAAPPEAIPTLASPQGQLRPTLGQFARDLYLGRIASEHIEAEAVAQIQRLHQAGVRVTHVDTHKHTHLFPAVLRPLLRAAMRCGIRAIRNPFEPSWAIAVTPGASTVRRVQIGILNRNHETFTRLVRQAGLATTDGAIGVLATGVLDAPILHRLLTAMPPGTWELVCHPGYEDTALASVRTRLRASRAIEHQALLITVPDFPGIERISFGHLTGARP, encoded by the coding sequence GTGCGCCGCCTCATTCTCAATGCTGACGATTTTGGCCTCACTCCGGGTGTCAACCGCTCCATCCTGGAGCTGGCACAGACCGGGGTGCTGACCTCGGCGACCCTCATGGCCACCGGCGAGGCGTTTTCGCAGGCTGTCGCGGAGTCCGCTTCCGCCGCTGAGCTTGGCGTCGGCTGCCATGTGGTTTTGCTGGACGGCCAATCCGCCGCCCCGCCCGAAGCGATTCCCACGCTGGCCAGCCCCCAGGGCCAGCTTCGCCCCACGCTTGGCCAGTTTGCGCGTGATCTTTACCTGGGCCGCATTGCCTCCGAACACATCGAGGCCGAGGCCGTCGCCCAGATTCAGCGCCTCCATCAGGCGGGCGTACGCGTCACCCACGTGGACACACACAAACACACGCACCTCTTCCCTGCCGTGCTGCGCCCTTTGCTGCGCGCAGCGATGCGCTGCGGCATCCGTGCCATTCGCAATCCCTTTGAGCCCTCGTGGGCCATCGCCGTCACGCCCGGCGCCTCCACCGTGCGCCGCGTCCAGATCGGCATTCTCAACCGCAATCACGAGACCTTCACGCGGCTGGTGCGGCAGGCTGGCCTCGCCACGACCGACGGAGCCATCGGCGTGCTGGCCACCGGCGTGCTCGACGCGCCGATCCTGCACCGGCTGCTCACCGCCATGCCCCCGGGTACCTGGGAGCTGGTCTGCCATCCCGGGTATGAAGACACCGCACTGGCCTCGGTGCGCACCCGCCTCCGCGCTTCCCGTGCTATCGAGCACCAGGCCCTGCTCATCACCGTCCCCGATTTTCCCGGCATCGAGCGCATTTCCTTCGGCCATCTCACCGGAGCGCGGCCATGA
- the bshA gene encoding N-acetyl-alpha-D-glucosaminyl L-malate synthase BshA codes for MKIGITCYPTYGGSGVVATELGIELAASGHEVHFITYSQPFRLTGREEGIFYHEVPVSNYPLFDFPPYSLALASRMCDVADYYKLDLLHVHYAIPHAISAFLAREMLAKRGLHIPIVTTLHGTDITLVGADQSYLPITRFGIEESDGVTAISEYLKRRTLEEFRVQAEIAVIPNFVNCDVYEPLKPEVREAARARFAPANEPLLVHLSNFRPVKRAPDAVLIFAEIVKHTPAHLLLIGDGPDRSVVEWLAKRHKIQDRVHFLGKQNSVSELLPLADLMLMPSELESFGLASLEAMACRVPAIATNVGGIPELIDHGINGLLYEVGDVESMAKGALDLLESPARLDAMATAARQTAQTRFCAHKIIPLYEKFYDDVLERAGKPAARS; via the coding sequence ATGAAGATCGGCATTACCTGCTATCCCACCTACGGCGGCAGCGGCGTCGTCGCCACCGAACTCGGCATCGAGCTGGCCGCCAGCGGGCACGAAGTCCACTTCATCACCTATTCGCAGCCCTTTCGACTCACCGGGCGCGAAGAGGGCATCTTTTATCACGAGGTGCCGGTCTCAAACTATCCGCTCTTTGACTTTCCGCCCTACTCGCTGGCGCTGGCCTCGCGCATGTGCGACGTGGCCGACTACTACAAGCTCGACCTGCTGCACGTCCACTACGCCATTCCGCATGCCATCTCGGCCTTTCTGGCCCGCGAAATGCTCGCCAAGCGCGGCCTGCATATCCCCATCGTGACCACGCTGCACGGCACTGACATTACGCTGGTGGGCGCGGACCAGTCCTACCTGCCCATCACTCGCTTCGGCATTGAAGAGAGCGACGGCGTCACCGCCATCTCGGAGTACCTCAAGCGCCGCACCCTCGAGGAGTTCCGCGTGCAGGCCGAGATCGCCGTGATCCCCAACTTCGTCAACTGCGATGTCTACGAGCCGCTCAAGCCCGAGGTACGCGAAGCCGCCCGCGCCCGCTTTGCCCCGGCGAACGAGCCGCTGCTGGTGCATCTGTCGAATTTCCGCCCGGTCAAGCGCGCGCCTGACGCCGTGCTGATCTTTGCCGAGATCGTTAAACACACGCCCGCGCACCTGCTGCTGATCGGCGACGGCCCTGACCGCTCGGTGGTCGAGTGGCTGGCCAAGCGTCACAAGATTCAGGACCGCGTCCACTTCCTCGGCAAGCAGAACAGCGTGAGCGAACTGCTGCCCCTGGCCGACCTGATGCTGATGCCGAGCGAGCTCGAATCCTTTGGCCTGGCTTCACTGGAAGCCATGGCCTGCCGCGTACCCGCTATCGCCACCAACGTGGGCGGCATCCCTGAGCTGATTGACCACGGCATCAACGGGCTGCTCTACGAGGTCGGCGATGTGGAGTCGATGGCCAAAGGCGCGCTCGATCTGCTCGAAAGCCCGGCCCGGCTCGACGCCATGGCCACGGCCGCGCGCCAGACCGCGCAAACACGCTTCTGCGCGCATAAGATCATTCCGCTGTATGAGAAGTTTTACGACGACGTGCTCGAGCGCGCCGGCAAACCTGCGGCTCGTAGCTGA
- a CDS encoding sensor histidine kinase has protein sequence MVEPKLIWITLLVKLGVAAAVSSALARSRAFVDLLFAERRTTAQTLGLLAFICVPLSLGVWVRFNVANFYAADISFETCILLGILLGPAAATAGACLLALPAVLHHEFLALPFDVGVALIAGVFSWFVEKDEIWSFSPFIDLSIYQWVRRNLRKPRFDRQILLMMLIIALQVIHWWLAMRYPHELFALPEPSWYITIAVWACATMVVGIPLKIWNAVRIEQSLKEQKRLLLEARLDALQRQINPHFLFNTLNSIGSLVRRDPDQAREMIVKLANILRALLKDHDSFVAFREELRFTEDYLGIEVVRFGTDKLRVVKEIDARTLELPVPSMLLQPLVENSIKHGLEPRIHGGTVTLRSRLEGDRFILEVEDDGVGVAASSQRPAGMRTGNGVGMRNVRERLEVLFGGAAHFNVVSRPGRGTRVIMEMPVDSEPGSLPDQLRAAGLPARSSTSS, from the coding sequence GTGGTCGAGCCCAAACTCATATGGATTACGCTGCTCGTCAAGCTGGGCGTGGCGGCGGCCGTGTCAAGCGCGCTGGCGCGTTCGCGCGCCTTTGTGGATCTGCTGTTTGCCGAGCGGCGCACGACGGCGCAGACGCTGGGCCTGCTGGCGTTCATCTGCGTGCCGCTGAGCCTGGGCGTGTGGGTTCGTTTTAACGTGGCCAATTTTTATGCCGCGGATATTTCCTTTGAGACCTGCATTCTGCTGGGCATCCTGCTGGGGCCGGCCGCGGCGACGGCGGGCGCGTGTCTGCTGGCGTTGCCGGCGGTGCTGCATCATGAATTTCTGGCGCTGCCATTTGACGTGGGCGTGGCGCTGATTGCCGGTGTCTTCAGTTGGTTTGTAGAGAAGGACGAGATCTGGTCGTTCTCGCCGTTCATTGATCTGAGCATTTACCAGTGGGTGCGGCGCAACCTGCGCAAGCCGCGCTTTGACCGGCAGATTCTGCTGATGATGCTGATCATTGCCCTGCAGGTGATCCACTGGTGGTTGGCCATGCGCTATCCGCATGAGCTGTTCGCCCTGCCGGAACCGAGCTGGTACATCACGATCGCGGTGTGGGCGTGCGCAACGATGGTCGTGGGCATTCCGCTGAAGATATGGAATGCGGTGCGCATTGAGCAGTCGCTCAAGGAGCAGAAGCGGCTGCTGCTGGAGGCGCGGCTTGACGCGCTGCAGCGGCAGATCAATCCTCACTTTCTGTTCAACACACTGAACTCGATTGGCTCACTGGTGCGGCGCGACCCGGACCAGGCGCGCGAGATGATTGTGAAGCTCGCCAACATTTTGCGGGCGCTGCTCAAGGATCATGATTCGTTTGTCGCGTTTCGCGAGGAACTGCGCTTCACCGAGGATTATCTGGGTATCGAGGTGGTGCGTTTCGGCACGGACAAGCTGCGCGTAGTCAAGGAAATTGATGCGCGCACGCTGGAGCTGCCCGTGCCGAGCATGCTGCTGCAGCCGCTGGTGGAGAACAGTATCAAGCATGGGCTGGAGCCGCGCATTCATGGCGGCACGGTCACGCTGCGCAGCCGCCTGGAGGGCGACCGCTTCATTCTCGAAGTGGAAGACGATGGCGTGGGCGTGGCAGCGAGCAGTCAGCGGCCGGCCGGTATGCGTACCGGCAATGGCGTGGGCATGCGCAATGTGCGCGAGCGGCTGGAAGTGCTGTTTGGCGGCGCGGCCCACTTCAACGTGGTGAGCCGGCCGGGGCGCGGCACGCGCGTCATCATGGAGATGCCGGTGGACAGCGAGCCGGGCAGCCTGCCCGATCAGCTACGAGCCGCAGGTTTGCCGGCGCGCTCGAGCACGTCGTCGTAA
- the ribA gene encoding GTP cyclohydrolase II, with protein sequence MPFSSVRKVADADFPTRWGHFRILGFEGVVENPVPCQDGTPVPDRKVEGAVALVMGDIHSAPPLVRIHSQCLTGDVFHSLRCDCRLQLELALRKITEAGAGILLYEQQEGRGIGLMAKLKAYELQDQGLDTVEANVELGFKADCREFELPAAVLQLLEVEAVRLITNNPEKVQAMETAGIRVVERVSAEVPAEETFERYLKVKQEKMGHILEGV encoded by the coding sequence ATGCCATTTTCCAGCGTTCGTAAGGTGGCCGACGCCGACTTCCCCACTCGCTGGGGACACTTCCGCATTCTCGGCTTTGAGGGCGTCGTCGAAAATCCTGTGCCCTGCCAGGACGGTACGCCCGTGCCTGACCGGAAGGTGGAAGGAGCGGTCGCGCTGGTCATGGGCGACATCCACTCCGCGCCGCCGCTCGTGCGCATTCACTCCCAATGCCTCACCGGAGACGTCTTCCACTCGCTGCGCTGCGACTGCCGCCTGCAACTCGAGCTTGCCCTGCGCAAAATCACCGAGGCTGGCGCCGGCATTCTGCTCTATGAGCAGCAGGAGGGCCGCGGCATCGGCCTGATGGCGAAACTCAAAGCCTATGAGTTGCAGGACCAGGGCCTCGACACCGTGGAAGCCAACGTCGAGCTCGGCTTCAAGGCCGACTGCCGCGAATTTGAGCTGCCTGCCGCCGTACTGCAACTGCTTGAGGTCGAGGCCGTGCGCCTCATCACCAACAATCCTGAAAAGGTGCAGGCCATGGAAACGGCAGGCATCCGCGTCGTCGAGCGCGTCTCGGCCGAGGTGCCCGCCGAAGAAACCTTCGAGCGCTACCTCAAGGTCAAGCAGGAGAAGATGGGCCACATCCTCGAAGGCGTGTAA